Proteins from a single region of Chryseomicrobium sp. FSL W7-1435:
- a CDS encoding DnaD domain-containing protein: MHNTSSRLEQWMKQGNVTISQLFFTHYRALQITDQEAMVVLHIVAFQQDGIGFPTPNEISNRMEISDQQVSSILQRLMQRGFLFIDQSKKDNMVEETYTLFQLWERLIDHLEQQEQANQTNSSEQQIGDLFRVFEEEFGRVFTPLEYETISKWIDEDGHSVEVIRQALLEAVLAEKKSLKYMDRILFEWKKKNLTTLDAIRKHSEGFHKYTVKTTPPVKTTSKMPFYNWLEERE, translated from the coding sequence GTGCATAACACGTCGAGTCGCCTGGAACAGTGGATGAAGCAGGGAAATGTAACCATTTCCCAGCTTTTTTTTACTCATTATCGGGCTTTACAGATAACAGATCAAGAAGCCATGGTAGTTTTGCATATTGTGGCCTTTCAACAAGATGGGATTGGATTTCCCACTCCAAATGAAATTTCTAACCGTATGGAGATATCTGACCAACAAGTGTCGTCTATTCTCCAACGTTTGATGCAAAGAGGTTTCCTATTTATTGATCAATCCAAAAAAGACAATATGGTGGAAGAAACCTATACTCTGTTTCAGCTGTGGGAAAGATTAATTGATCATCTTGAACAGCAGGAACAAGCCAATCAAACAAATTCTTCAGAGCAACAAATTGGTGATTTGTTTCGTGTGTTCGAAGAAGAATTCGGTCGTGTCTTTACACCACTTGAGTATGAGACGATTTCTAAGTGGATCGACGAGGATGGTCATTCTGTGGAAGTAATCCGTCAAGCTCTTTTAGAAGCAGTGCTAGCAGAGAAAAAGAGTTTGAAATACATGGATCGTATTTTGTTTGAGTGGAAAAAGAAAAACCTCACAACTTTAGATGCCATTCGAAAACATTCAGAAGGCTTTCATAAATACACTGTAAAAACTACGCCACCTGTTAAAACTACATCGAAAATGCCATTTTACAACTGGTTAGAAGAGAGGGAGTAA
- the nth gene encoding endonuclease III: protein MTTKKEWAEILESMEEMFPDAHCELVHENAFELVIATLLSAQCTDVLVNRVTKDLFQKYKTPEDYLAVPVEELQQGIRSIGLYRNKAKNIQKLSRMLIDDFGGIVPEDRDTLTLLPGVGRKTANVVVSVAFGIPALAVDTHVERVSKRLGVCKWKDSPLQVEETLMKKTPRELWSKAHHQLIFFGRYHCKAQNPNCPECPLLERCREGKKRMKKIM from the coding sequence CTGACTACTAAAAAAGAATGGGCAGAAATTTTAGAGAGCATGGAAGAGATGTTTCCAGATGCACACTGTGAACTTGTTCATGAAAATGCTTTTGAACTGGTTATAGCCACTCTTTTGTCTGCTCAGTGTACAGATGTGTTAGTCAATCGAGTAACGAAAGATTTGTTCCAGAAATATAAGACGCCTGAAGATTACTTGGCTGTTCCTGTCGAAGAATTGCAACAGGGTATTCGGTCTATTGGATTGTATCGAAACAAAGCGAAAAATATTCAAAAATTAAGCCGGATGTTGATTGATGACTTTGGTGGTATCGTTCCTGAAGACCGAGATACATTAACATTGTTGCCCGGTGTTGGAAGAAAAACCGCTAATGTAGTGGTCTCAGTCGCTTTCGGAATTCCTGCTCTAGCAGTGGATACACATGTCGAACGCGTATCGAAACGATTGGGTGTTTGTAAATGGAAAGATTCACCTCTACAAGTGGAAGAGACGCTCATGAAAAAAACGCCGAGAGAGCTTTGGTCAAAAGCCCATCATCAGCTTATTTTTTTTGGACGCTATCATTGCAAAGCTCAAAACCCGAATTGTCCTGAATGTCCTTTATTAGAACGATGTCGGGAAGGTAAGAAACGAATGAAAAAGATAATGTAA
- a CDS encoding CCA tRNA nucleotidyltransferase produces the protein MRDRWPSAYYVLNTLHQAGYKAYVVGGAVRDHLLGLPCKDLDVATDALPEQVMDLFHKTFATGIAHGTVTVVHEEPIEVTTFRVESEYVDKRRPSEVQFVRELRQDLARRDFTINAMALSKEEELVDYFDGQLDLQKKQIRAVGIAEERFEEDALRILRGIRFAAQLSFTIEATTLEAMKSKSHLLTFIAKERVKQEVSQIWLFQNPEIALSELKKTYMDASLPGSYSVLPVRHKPFQMSAHGWAWFHFFQKDPYTFPYSNNEKRLNAEVKRLIPLLAANGWSYHSVFNFSKDALVVAHEIMMDESKFVSLSDLDVWLEQAPIRHLEELALSGTELMKLTGLKAGPWIKQVKHQLADEILGERLENSQSALEKWVNEHVK, from the coding sequence ATGAGAGATAGATGGCCTAGTGCTTATTATGTCTTGAACACTTTACACCAAGCGGGTTACAAAGCCTATGTAGTGGGAGGTGCAGTAAGAGATCACCTCTTAGGTCTCCCTTGTAAAGACTTAGATGTGGCTACAGACGCACTCCCAGAACAAGTCATGGATCTTTTTCATAAAACATTTGCTACGGGTATTGCTCATGGAACCGTTACGGTGGTCCATGAAGAACCGATTGAGGTAACGACTTTTCGCGTAGAATCAGAATATGTGGACAAGCGACGTCCTTCAGAAGTTCAGTTTGTCCGAGAGTTAAGGCAAGATCTTGCTCGCCGAGATTTTACAATTAATGCTATGGCTTTGTCAAAAGAGGAGGAACTGGTCGATTACTTTGATGGCCAGCTTGATCTTCAAAAAAAACAAATTCGAGCTGTTGGGATTGCAGAAGAACGCTTTGAGGAAGACGCCTTGCGTATTTTAAGAGGGATTCGTTTTGCTGCACAACTTTCTTTTACCATCGAGGCTACTACTTTAGAAGCTATGAAGTCAAAAAGCCACCTTCTTACATTCATCGCAAAAGAAAGAGTGAAACAAGAAGTTTCTCAAATTTGGCTTTTTCAAAATCCAGAGATTGCTCTTAGTGAATTGAAAAAAACGTATATGGATGCATCATTACCAGGTAGCTATAGCGTTTTGCCTGTGCGTCATAAACCGTTTCAAATGTCTGCACATGGCTGGGCGTGGTTTCATTTTTTTCAAAAGGATCCTTACACGTTTCCGTATTCAAATAATGAAAAAAGATTAAACGCTGAAGTGAAAAGATTGATCCCCTTATTAGCTGCAAATGGCTGGTCGTATCACTCTGTCTTTAATTTCTCAAAGGACGCACTAGTTGTTGCACACGAAATTATGATGGACGAATCCAAGTTTGTTTCGTTAAGTGATTTAGACGTTTGGTTAGAACAAGCTCCGATTCGTCATCTCGAAGAATTAGCGCTATCAGGCACAGAACTTATGAAGCTTACTGGGCTTAAAGCGGGGCCTTGGATTAAGCAAGTCAAACATCAACTTGCAGACGAAATTCTTGGCGAGCGACTTGAAAATTCTCAATCAGCTCTAGAAAAGTGGGTGAACGAGCATGTCAAATAA
- a CDS encoding YpmA family protein yields the protein MESKIEIIQSVTVTYQQDLYKLVDALNRSLKHDDLMFGLALDKQDSEKAVFTIYRT from the coding sequence GTGGAATCTAAAATTGAAATCATCCAATCCGTGACCGTTACTTATCAGCAGGATTTATACAAACTTGTCGATGCCCTTAACCGTTCACTAAAACATGATGACCTCATGTTTGGTTTAGCATTAGATAAACAAGATTCTGAAAAAGCGGTTTTCACAATTTACCGCACATGA
- the panC gene encoding pantoate--beta-alanine ligase, with protein sequence MIVCNSKSSFRKWRASQIGPVGFVPTMGFLHEGHAELLKRSIAANSVTVLSIFVNPTQFGPNEDLDRYPRDFERDQKLAEELGVDCIFYPTTDDMYDAQTTISLSAGEMANRLCGASRPGHFDGVLQVVTKLFNIVQPSTAYFGQKDAQQLALIDSLVSAFDFPLTIERVATIRESDGLAKSSRNVYLTTDERSQASELYKALQLGKTAFEEGDSREQTIALVKQHISSKTTGLIDYVDLLTYPNLEPLDTGSQFVLACAVYFSKARLIDNLLIERVKNNATYDVE encoded by the coding sequence ATGATAGTTTGTAATTCAAAATCAAGTTTTCGTAAATGGCGCGCTAGCCAGATAGGTCCAGTAGGCTTTGTACCAACAATGGGTTTTTTGCATGAGGGACACGCAGAACTGCTAAAGCGTTCTATAGCAGCAAACAGTGTCACTGTGCTAAGTATCTTCGTGAATCCTACTCAATTTGGTCCTAATGAAGATCTTGACCGCTATCCGAGAGATTTTGAGCGCGATCAGAAATTGGCTGAAGAACTAGGGGTGGATTGCATCTTCTATCCAACAACTGATGACATGTACGATGCGCAAACAACGATCTCTCTTTCAGCTGGAGAGATGGCAAACCGCTTGTGTGGAGCAAGTCGTCCCGGTCATTTCGATGGGGTTCTCCAAGTGGTCACAAAGCTTTTCAACATTGTCCAACCTTCAACCGCTTATTTTGGTCAAAAAGATGCGCAGCAACTTGCACTAATTGACTCACTTGTTAGTGCATTTGATTTTCCACTCACCATTGAGCGAGTTGCAACAATTAGAGAGTCAGACGGACTTGCTAAAAGTTCACGAAACGTCTATTTAACGACTGACGAAAGATCACAAGCTAGTGAACTTTATAAAGCTCTACAACTTGGCAAGACGGCATTCGAAGAAGGGGATAGTCGCGAGCAAACCATTGCACTTGTAAAACAGCATATTTCCTCCAAGACAACAGGTTTAATTGATTACGTAGACCTTTTAACTTACCCTAACTTGGAACCACTAGATACAGGGTCGCAATTTGTGCTAGCCTGCGCGGTCTATTTTTCTAAAGCACGTTTGATTGATAATCTACTAATAGAAAGAGTGAAGAACAATGCTACGTATGATGTTGAATAG
- the panB gene encoding 3-methyl-2-oxobutanoate hydroxymethyltransferase — MKTTTQFTTMKKKADKITMVTAYDYPSAKVAEQAGVDLILVGDSLGMVVLGYDSTVAVTVADMIHHGKAARRGAPDTFLIVDMPFGVCHLSLDFALTHAIDIMQQTGAQAIKIEGAGTMLPLIEKLTAAGIPVVAHLGLTPQSAGVLGGFKVQGKTSQEALKIIEDAKKTQQAGAFMLVLECVPHQLAKQVTEALTIPTIGIGAGVEVDGQVLVFHDLVGYGNHHIPKFVKQFATVFPSMEAALKSYVHEVKEKQFPGEEHQFEMQQSEQISLYGGKQ; from the coding sequence ATGAAGACAACTACTCAATTTACTACTATGAAAAAGAAGGCAGACAAAATCACCATGGTCACCGCCTATGATTATCCATCTGCGAAAGTTGCCGAGCAAGCAGGTGTAGATTTGATTCTAGTGGGTGATTCACTGGGGATGGTCGTGTTAGGGTATGATTCGACCGTTGCGGTCACCGTTGCCGATATGATTCATCACGGCAAAGCCGCAAGAAGAGGAGCACCCGATACATTTTTGATTGTAGACATGCCATTTGGTGTTTGCCATTTATCTTTAGATTTTGCCCTGACTCATGCAATTGACATCATGCAGCAAACAGGGGCGCAGGCTATAAAAATTGAAGGGGCAGGAACAATGCTGCCGTTAATCGAAAAATTAACTGCTGCTGGAATACCAGTTGTGGCCCACCTTGGCTTAACACCACAAAGTGCGGGAGTACTTGGTGGCTTTAAAGTACAGGGGAAAACCTCTCAAGAGGCTTTGAAAATCATTGAAGATGCGAAAAAGACTCAACAAGCTGGGGCATTCATGTTAGTGCTTGAGTGCGTCCCTCATCAATTAGCCAAACAAGTTACTGAGGCACTCACAATTCCGACGATTGGGATCGGTGCAGGAGTGGAAGTTGATGGGCAAGTTCTCGTTTTTCATGATCTCGTTGGGTATGGAAACCATCATATTCCGAAATTTGTAAAACAATTTGCTACTGTTTTTCCATCAATGGAAGCGGCTTTAAAATCGTACGTTCATGAAGTCAAAGAAAAGCAATTTCCAGGTGAAGAACACCAATTTGAGATGCAACAAAGCGAACAAATCTCGCTTTATGGAGGCAAACAATGA
- the panD gene encoding aspartate 1-decarboxylase translates to MLRMMLNSKIHRATVTEADLNYVGSITIDQDILDSVGMLPNEKVHIVNNNNGARFETYIISGKRGSGVICVNGAAARLVQRGDIVIILSYVYMMNEEAKTHKPTVAIMNEDNTIRDLLSYEPEATIL, encoded by the coding sequence ATGCTACGTATGATGTTGAATAGTAAAATCCACCGAGCGACTGTAACTGAAGCAGACTTGAATTATGTGGGAAGCATTACAATTGATCAAGACATTTTAGATTCTGTAGGCATGTTACCGAATGAAAAAGTGCATATTGTTAATAATAACAATGGGGCTCGCTTTGAAACATATATCATCTCTGGAAAAAGAGGCAGTGGTGTCATTTGCGTCAATGGAGCTGCAGCGCGCTTAGTCCAACGTGGAGATATCGTGATCATCCTATCCTACGTTTATATGATGAATGAAGAAGCAAAAACGCATAAACCAACCGTAGCAATCATGAATGAGGACAACACAATTAGAGACCTTTTGTCTTACGAGCCAGAAGCAACTATTCTATAA
- a CDS encoding helicase C-terminal domain-containing protein has product MNDVYAVVDIETTGSSPKNGERIIQIGIVRIENGVITSTYSSFVNPEKSIPPFIQALTHITNDDVKNAPLFSEIADEILSQLEGAVFVAHNVNFDFPFVQGELKRLERPLLKNKKVDTVEFARLLFPSALSYKLSEITMELGIPLEDAHRADADAYATAELFLLCVKKLYSLPLGAIEKLHKRCFRLKSHVAPLFFEALKKQQTILQPVAQIQPVDIIKELPPYPVEDQEKIELLKQIYPGAQQRDSQLRYMDSVHVALHNRSEVALEAETGIGKTMGYLLPSIYFSLESQKKVVISTYTNTLMDQVLENEGAKIQAAFPGSFKIAKLKSYTHYLDRELFELRLATEDESYDETFALMQLVVWLEETTTGDLSELNSTGGGQLTIDKVRKHKRTPQIHQDFYEKEYRRAQQAHLIVTNHAMLAGQPEILRSLEKDIGAVIIDEAHHFLTAVHKTNEKVISFTEWKYLLSQFGFIEKSQVGWKLEKLGIHSHQLNKIKMRTETVNDLFDTITKQLTESALLERTVRGNSKITIDLQASELLFSDFVQEVNRLVTAYDEFMYGTSLPSATLHEDLLFWIRELRIAAYDWEEYVSQLSNEPSWLEADKRSLPSSFIFHQKKLHHQKFTEELLQPYRTNKSLIWTSGTLTVPKQPWFILDQLYLPRDMSIQRFFAEPDYYKGAQVFVVNDVPDVTQVDQFTFIESIADVIIQTAQVAKGRMFVLFTSQDMLRKTVELIEDTKLLEDYLLIAQGMNAGSKMRMLRTFQRFPKAILFGTTTFWEGVDVPGDALSTILLVRLPFTNPDDPYFRRKADILTKEGHNAFTKYALPEAIIRFRQGFGRLVRNPEEKGAFIILDRRIETKSYGKEFLDAIPQVPKRQVSVETMVDNLETWYND; this is encoded by the coding sequence ATGAATGATGTATACGCTGTAGTGGACATTGAAACAACGGGTAGTTCACCTAAAAATGGAGAACGCATAATACAAATAGGGATTGTTCGAATTGAAAATGGCGTCATCACGTCTACGTATTCATCGTTTGTGAATCCCGAAAAATCAATCCCTCCGTTTATTCAAGCATTGACACACATTACAAATGATGATGTGAAAAATGCACCACTCTTTTCAGAGATAGCGGATGAAATACTCAGCCAATTAGAAGGGGCAGTGTTTGTGGCCCACAATGTGAATTTTGATTTTCCGTTTGTGCAAGGAGAACTGAAGCGATTAGAACGTCCACTGCTCAAAAATAAAAAAGTGGATACTGTAGAGTTTGCCCGCTTACTTTTCCCGTCTGCTTTAAGTTATAAATTAAGTGAAATTACAATGGAGCTCGGAATCCCATTAGAAGACGCACATAGAGCAGATGCAGATGCGTACGCTACAGCCGAGCTTTTTTTATTGTGTGTAAAAAAGTTATACAGCCTGCCACTCGGTGCTATTGAGAAGTTGCACAAACGCTGTTTTCGATTGAAATCGCATGTAGCCCCACTATTTTTTGAGGCACTAAAAAAACAACAAACAATCTTACAGCCGGTCGCGCAAATTCAACCGGTCGACATTATAAAAGAGCTGCCACCTTATCCAGTTGAGGATCAAGAAAAGATAGAGTTGCTAAAACAAATCTATCCGGGTGCTCAACAAAGAGACTCTCAACTTCGTTATATGGATTCAGTGCATGTGGCTCTTCATAACAGAAGTGAGGTAGCACTTGAGGCGGAGACAGGAATCGGTAAAACGATGGGGTATTTACTACCTTCGATCTATTTCTCATTAGAGTCTCAAAAGAAGGTGGTCATATCCACGTATACGAACACTTTGATGGATCAGGTGCTTGAAAATGAAGGCGCTAAAATTCAAGCCGCTTTTCCGGGTAGTTTTAAGATTGCCAAATTAAAGTCGTATACACATTACTTGGATAGAGAGCTCTTTGAATTGAGATTAGCCACTGAAGATGAATCATACGATGAGACATTCGCTCTCATGCAATTAGTCGTCTGGTTGGAAGAAACAACAACGGGAGATTTAAGTGAATTAAACAGCACTGGTGGTGGTCAATTGACCATTGATAAAGTCCGTAAGCATAAGCGTACTCCTCAAATTCATCAAGATTTTTATGAGAAGGAGTATCGTCGTGCCCAACAGGCTCATCTCATCGTCACGAATCATGCGATGCTTGCAGGTCAACCTGAGATACTGCGTTCTTTAGAGAAAGATATCGGTGCTGTCATAATTGATGAAGCCCATCATTTTTTAACGGCAGTTCATAAGACGAATGAAAAAGTGATTTCATTTACAGAATGGAAATATTTATTGAGTCAATTTGGTTTTATTGAAAAATCGCAGGTCGGGTGGAAGCTAGAGAAACTTGGTATTCATTCTCATCAGCTTAATAAAATCAAAATGCGCACGGAAACTGTTAATGACTTATTTGATACAATTACCAAGCAATTGACCGAAAGTGCATTGCTAGAACGAACCGTGCGCGGGAACTCCAAAATCACAATTGATCTACAGGCAAGTGAACTTCTGTTTAGTGATTTTGTTCAAGAAGTCAATCGTCTAGTAACAGCTTATGATGAATTTATGTATGGCACTTCACTTCCTTCTGCGACTTTACATGAGGATCTGCTGTTTTGGATCCGAGAACTTCGTATTGCTGCCTACGACTGGGAAGAGTATGTTTCTCAACTATCTAATGAACCGAGTTGGTTAGAAGCAGACAAACGAAGTTTGCCAAGTTCCTTTATTTTTCATCAAAAAAAGCTTCATCATCAAAAGTTTACTGAAGAATTGCTGCAACCTTATCGCACGAACAAAAGTTTAATTTGGACGTCAGGTACTCTGACAGTTCCAAAACAACCCTGGTTTATTTTAGACCAGTTGTATTTACCTCGTGATATGTCGATTCAACGTTTCTTTGCAGAGCCAGATTATTATAAAGGTGCGCAAGTTTTTGTCGTCAATGATGTACCCGATGTCACTCAAGTCGACCAATTCACATTTATAGAATCAATCGCTGATGTTATTATCCAAACAGCCCAAGTCGCAAAAGGTCGGATGTTTGTTCTTTTTACATCGCAAGACATGTTACGAAAAACAGTTGAGTTGATTGAGGATACTAAATTGTTAGAGGATTACTTATTAATTGCACAAGGAATGAATGCAGGTAGTAAGATGCGTATGTTACGAACATTCCAGCGCTTCCCGAAAGCTATATTGTTTGGCACAACTACATTTTGGGAAGGTGTCGATGTTCCTGGAGATGCGCTATCAACCATTTTACTTGTGCGCTTGCCTTTTACAAATCCTGATGATCCTTACTTCAGAAGGAAGGCAGATATTCTTACGAAGGAAGGTCATAATGCCTTTACGAAGTATGCATTACCAGAGGCAATCATTCGATTCCGTCAAGGGTTTGGTCGATTGGTGCGGAATCCAGAAGAAAAAGGCGCATTTATCATTTTAGATCGTCGCATTGAAACGAAGTCGTATGGTAAAGAGTTTTTAGACGCCATTCCACAAGTTCCAAAGCGCCAAGTTTCCGTTGAAACAATGGTCGACAACTTGGAAACTTGGTATAATGACTAA
- the asnS gene encoding asparagine--tRNA ligase: protein MKKITINQMPSLIGEEVKLGAWIANKRSSGKIAFLQLRDGTGFVQGVVVKADVGEELFQQAKSLTQESSVYVTGTVTEDTRNSFGCEIQVSGIEVLSLAEDFPITPKEHGTEFLMDNRHVWLRSRKQHAIMKIRNEIIRATYEFFNDQGFVKMDPPILTGSAPEGTSELFATKYFDEDAFLSQSGQLYMEAAAMAMGKVFSFGPTFRAEKSKTRRHLIEFWMIEPEMAFVEFNESLEVQENYVSYIVQSVLKNCQLELERLGRDTSKLEAIQAPFPRISYDEAIEFLLEKGFDDIKWGDDFGAPHETAIAEAYDKPVFITHYPVGIKPFYMQPHPERDDVVLCADLIAPEGYGEIIGGSERIYDYQLLKQRIQEHGLDEAAYAWYLELRKYGTVPHSGFGLGLERTVAWISGAEHVRESIPFPRLLNRLYP, encoded by the coding sequence ATGAAGAAAATTACAATTAATCAAATGCCTTCTCTCATTGGAGAAGAAGTAAAGTTAGGCGCTTGGATTGCCAACAAACGTTCAAGCGGTAAAATTGCCTTTTTACAATTACGTGATGGAACAGGTTTTGTTCAAGGTGTCGTTGTAAAAGCAGATGTAGGGGAAGAACTTTTCCAACAAGCTAAATCGTTAACACAAGAATCATCTGTCTATGTGACAGGAACAGTTACGGAAGATACACGCAACAGTTTTGGTTGTGAAATTCAGGTATCAGGAATTGAAGTATTGTCATTAGCAGAAGATTTTCCGATCACACCAAAAGAACATGGCACAGAGTTCTTAATGGACAATCGTCATGTTTGGTTACGCTCACGTAAACAGCATGCAATCATGAAAATTCGAAATGAAATCATTCGAGCTACTTATGAATTCTTTAATGATCAAGGCTTCGTTAAAATGGATCCACCAATTTTGACAGGATCTGCACCTGAAGGCACATCAGAGCTATTTGCTACTAAGTATTTTGACGAAGATGCGTTTTTATCTCAATCAGGTCAGCTTTACATGGAGGCGGCTGCAATGGCAATGGGCAAAGTATTCTCGTTCGGTCCAACATTCCGTGCTGAAAAATCTAAAACTCGCCGTCACTTAATTGAGTTCTGGATGATTGAACCAGAAATGGCGTTTGTTGAGTTTAATGAAAGTCTTGAAGTACAAGAAAACTATGTCTCTTATATCGTTCAATCCGTTTTGAAAAATTGCCAGTTAGAACTTGAACGTTTAGGACGCGACACTAGTAAACTTGAAGCTATTCAAGCACCATTCCCACGCATCTCTTATGATGAGGCCATTGAATTCTTGCTAGAAAAAGGCTTTGATGATATTAAATGGGGAGATGATTTCGGAGCACCTCATGAGACGGCAATCGCTGAAGCTTATGATAAGCCAGTTTTCATCACGCACTACCCTGTTGGTATTAAACCGTTCTATATGCAACCTCACCCTGAACGTGACGATGTAGTTCTCTGTGCGGATCTAATAGCTCCTGAAGGGTACGGAGAAATTATTGGTGGCTCAGAACGGATTTATGATTATCAATTACTGAAACAACGTATTCAAGAGCACGGATTAGATGAAGCAGCTTATGCTTGGTACTTAGAGCTTCGTAAATATGGAACAGTGCCGCACTCAGGCTTTGGATTAGGCCTTGAGCGCACAGTTGCCTGGATTAGTGGCGCTGAGCATGTAAGGGAGTCTATACCATTCCCACGTCTATTAAATCGTTTATACCCTTAA
- a CDS encoding biotin--[acetyl-CoA-carboxylase] ligase, producing the protein MSNKAKIIEYLAQASTPLSGEQLSQQLGVSRTMVWKYIQLLNEEGYSIQAIKKKGYVLHGLSNQLTKENLDYYLTTRHFAREFTSFETCNSTQIVANEQLLQRDVAHGAVFVSEEQTAGKGRLNRPWSSSKGKGLWMTWVLKPNLLPHEAPPITLVVALAVAKAIATTTGIQVDIKWPNDLLIDGKKTGGILTELQATPDKIEAILVGIGLNVLHESNDFGVDLSSIATSLQLHCEQPVNRLQLLAAVASELESAVEQFETSGFQPFQHQWEQHSKMIGQEITATTVRETITGTAVGLNEFGALLVSTDDGVRTLFSGDVTLSGKLDSLS; encoded by the coding sequence ATGTCAAATAAGGCAAAAATCATCGAATACTTAGCACAGGCTTCCACACCATTGTCAGGGGAACAATTGTCGCAGCAATTAGGAGTTTCGCGCACTATGGTGTGGAAATATATCCAACTTTTAAATGAAGAAGGGTACTCTATTCAAGCTATCAAGAAAAAAGGATATGTCTTACATGGTCTATCCAATCAACTAACGAAAGAGAATCTCGATTACTATCTGACGACGCGTCACTTTGCTCGGGAGTTTACAAGTTTTGAAACATGTAATTCCACACAAATTGTTGCAAATGAACAGTTGTTGCAACGAGATGTAGCTCATGGAGCCGTTTTTGTCAGTGAGGAGCAAACGGCAGGGAAAGGTAGACTAAACCGCCCGTGGTCTTCTTCAAAAGGAAAGGGTCTATGGATGACTTGGGTGCTTAAACCAAATCTTCTGCCTCATGAAGCACCACCCATTACTCTTGTCGTTGCTCTTGCTGTAGCAAAAGCGATTGCCACTACTACGGGTATACAGGTCGACATCAAATGGCCAAATGACTTGCTGATAGATGGGAAGAAGACAGGTGGGATTTTAACGGAACTTCAAGCGACACCCGATAAAATTGAAGCGATTTTAGTTGGTATAGGTCTTAATGTATTGCATGAATCCAATGATTTTGGTGTTGACCTCTCTTCCATTGCCACCTCTTTACAACTCCACTGTGAGCAACCGGTCAATCGACTTCAGCTTCTTGCTGCAGTTGCCTCAGAACTAGAAAGTGCTGTAGAACAATTTGAAACTAGCGGTTTTCAACCATTTCAGCATCAGTGGGAGCAGCACTCCAAGATGATAGGTCAAGAAATCACTGCCACTACCGTGCGCGAAACAATTACAGGGACGGCGGTGGGGTTGAATGAATTCGGCGCCTTACTAGTGTCTACAGACGATGGCGTGAGAACATTATTTTCCGGGGATGTCACTTTGAGTGGAAAACTGGACAGTTTATCATAA